The following are encoded in a window of Flavobacteriales bacterium genomic DNA:
- a CDS encoding pentapeptide repeat-containing protein, producing MDVIIKKMGEQEIKERIVNVEARLLEQEHRLLPVWLNFFRRNRYGKNDKRRSSTLKALLWSFVPKPTPTVIAISLISIVTMILAYEANIKLENQNTLLLIQNELQESQRRASLNIEISSIMQQINNDREAERLISLKDSIHTKRGHKRAPYLLSDITAARITSISRSLRPYRVLKTDRMDLSKFSSLSDFFDNKLKYVKTRSLRVSDFLETDIRSPEREQLLVALITMRISFSNIGKRSNFDYSNIQGFDISRSDLQSINLNHSNLSDCAISYTFFDYANIKNTDLSGVYGTAPVFVQADLEGSSFKNSVLNNINFKNAHLKNVDFTNADLMLSNFENSTLDGADFTGANLTGADFKDINDLSLIKSLKSTTLTGVKNLSDSLIDVAISRGAIFSD from the coding sequence TTGGATGTAATTATAAAAAAAATGGGTGAACAAGAGATAAAAGAAAGAATCGTAAATGTCGAAGCAAGGTTACTTGAGCAAGAACATAGGTTGCTACCAGTTTGGCTTAATTTTTTTCGAAGAAATCGATATGGTAAAAATGATAAGAGACGAAGTTCAACATTAAAAGCCTTATTGTGGAGTTTTGTTCCTAAGCCAACACCTACAGTCATTGCAATTTCATTGATATCAATTGTTACGATGATTCTTGCTTATGAAGCCAATATAAAGCTAGAGAATCAGAATACTTTATTGCTGATACAAAATGAGCTTCAGGAATCCCAAAGAAGAGCTTCTCTTAATATAGAGATAAGTTCTATAATGCAACAAATAAATAATGATAGAGAAGCTGAAAGACTTATTAGTTTGAAAGATTCTATTCACACTAAAAGAGGCCATAAAAGAGCTCCATATCTATTGTCCGATATTACAGCAGCAAGAATAACTTCAATTAGCCGTTCATTAAGGCCTTACAGAGTTCTAAAAACAGATAGAATGGACTTGAGTAAGTTTAGTAGCTTGTCAGATTTTTTTGACAACAAATTAAAATATGTTAAGACCAGATCTTTACGAGTGAGCGATTTTCTTGAAACAGACATTAGAAGCCCAGAAAGGGAGCAATTATTGGTTGCTCTTATTACCATGAGAATTTCTTTTTCTAACATTGGGAAAAGATCAAATTTCGACTATTCAAATATTCAAGGGTTTGATATAAGCCGAAGTGATTTGCAATCCATCAACCTCAATCATTCAAATTTGAGCGATTGTGCCATCAGTTATACATTTTTTGATTACGCCAATATTAAAAATACCGATTTATCGGGTGTTTACGGAACAGCTCCTGTTTTCGTTCAGGCAGATTTGGAGGGGAGCAGTTTTAAAAATTCAGTATTAAATAATATTAATTTTAAGAATGCTCATCTAAAAAATGTGGATTTTACAAATGCTGATTTAATGCTATCAAATTTTGAGAATTCAACTTTAGATGGAGCAGATTTTACTGGGGCAAATTTAACCGGGGCTGATTTTAAAGATATCAATGATTTAAGTCTTATAAAGTCCTTAAAAAGTACAACTCTAACTGGGGTGAAAAATTTAAGTGATTCATTGATTGATGTTGCGATTTCTAGAGGAGCAATATTTTCTGATTAA